From Polyodon spathula isolate WHYD16114869_AA chromosome 26, ASM1765450v1, whole genome shotgun sequence, one genomic window encodes:
- the LOC121301066 gene encoding transmembrane protein 100-like — MMGCKSGPLACRQQQVQMESSTANLEGVALAKPEPLSTLERLALATGGTEKSWYRCIFPFGIISLVIGVSGAAVTFYFNNLPMAKAVSVVLLVVGFCLVVMAFACWRVHKRKKKKRKEGGSFSSEQCAL, encoded by the coding sequence ATGATGGGATGCAAGTCAGGACCCTTAGCCTGCCGACAGCAGCAGGTGCAGATGGAGAGCTCCACTGCCAACCTGGAAGGAGTAGCCCTGGCCAAGCCTGAGCCCCTGTCCACCCTGGAGAGGCTGGCCCTGGCCACGGGAGGCACGGAGAAGTCCTGGTACCGCTGCATCTTCCCCTTCGGCATCATCTCACTGGTCATCGGGGTGTCCGGCGCGGCGGTCACCTTCTACTTCAACAACCTGCCCATGGCCAAGGCGGTCTCGGTGGTCCTGCTGGTGGTGGGCTTCTGCCTGGTGGTCATGGCCTTCGCCTGCTGGAGGGTGCacaagaggaagaagaagaaaaggaaagaaggGGGCTCCTTCAGCTCGGAGCAGTGCGCTCTGTGA
- the LOC121300586 gene encoding tubulin epsilon and delta complex protein 2-like: MLSPERSLCMLNRAIEWCTREERGIQESIDHCRQLLQPRRKETQEISKEDSKPVAKEEPGPLPEERQEVELLERVLEKALRIRSTALIEDPAVLGKGSHEKDWGATDCTSYRDTQRATKTKICSGVPQESRKTAATKAGPQRLLGTETKGAKHPATRSARTQQEAGESSLKGAPVSRKVKQPSAASGKRQQYGPSSAPVSSFQQESVRNRERSEEKRDAASGGEERRAFSLREDGNTLQLPLGWRKQCLKHSRLWDKVSLSQTNPGVERTRFIERLQSSFHSELPACSPADVGDEILKLQGSCSALRRGFVNEQQAQRTASASWERDYESMLTIEALQETVSKLLYQTKELKEAVEAWEDVFPGGCCSPGTGSLRGKTISDTPVLRYSGVQELKELEMLKHSVNVLQQQIEIHKVMSEELTPWFPPMLSSGCPDPALTRGLYSLLGEGGQQFPALVLDNVPD, translated from the exons ATGCTGTCACCAGAGAG GTCGCTGTGCATGCTGAACCGTGCAATCGAGTGGTGTACGAGGGAAGAGCGGGGGATACAGGAGAGCATTGATCACTGCAGGCAGCTGCTCCAGCCGAG GAGAAAGGAGACACAGGAAATCTCTAAGGAAGATTCAAAACCCGTCGCCAAAGAAG AGCCTGGCCCCCTCCCGGAGGAGAGGCAGGAGGTGGAGTTACTGGAGCGCGTCCTGGAAAAAGCCCTGCGGATCCGGAGCACAGCCCTCATTGAGGACCCTGCGGTGCTCGGGAAGGGGAGCCACGAGAAGGATTGGGGTGCGACTGACTGCACCAGCTACCGTGACACCCAGCGAGCCACGAAGACAAAGATCTGCAGCGGGGTGCCACAGGAGAGCAGGAAAACAGCAGCCACTAAAGCAGGGCCACAGCGGCTCTTGGGGACGGAGACTAAAGGGGCCAAGCATCCCGCCACTCGGTCTGCCAGAACGCAGCAGGAGGCGGGGGAAAGCTCTCTGAAAGGGGCGCCCGTGTCCCGCAAGGTCAAGCAGCCCTCTGCGGCAAGCGGCAAGAGACAGCAGTACGGACCCAGCTCTGCACCAGTCTCGTCTTTCCAGCAGGAGTCTGTCAGGAATCGGGAGCGTTCGGAGGAGAAGCGGGACGCTGCGTCCggtggggaggagaggagagcatTCTCACTCAGAGAGGATGG aAACACTTTACAGCTTCCCCTGGGCTGGAGAAAGCAGTGCCTGAAACACTCTAG GCTGTGGGACAAGGTCTCTCTTTCCCAAACCAACCCCGGAGTGGAGAGAACGCGTTTTATTGAGAGACTCCAGAGCAGT TTTCACTCTGAGCTCCCAGCTTGCAGTCCTGCAGATGTCGGTGATGAGATTCTAAAGCTCCAGGGGTCGTGCTCTGCTCTCAGGCGTGGCTTTGTGAATGAGCAGCAAGCGCAACGCACAG CTTCTGCGAGCTGGGAAAGGGATTATGAGAGTATGCTGACAATAGAGGCCTTGCAAGAGACCGTATCAAAACTGCTTTACCAGACCAAAGAGTTAAAGGAAG CGGTGGAGGCATGGGAGGACGTGTTTCCGGGCGGTTGCTGTTCGCCGGGGACGGGAAGCCTCAGGGGAAAGACAATAAGTGATACTCCAGTCCTGCGTTACTCTGGTGTACAGGAACTGAAAGAGCTGGAGATGCTGAAACACAGCGTGAACGTCCTGCAGCAGCAGATCGAGATTCACAAG GTGATGTCTGAGGAGCTGACCCCCTGGTTTCCCCCCATGTTGTCCTCGGGATGTCCCGACCCGGCTCTGACACGCGGGCTGTACTCTCTGCTGGGTGAGGGCGGGCAGCAGTTCCCTGCCTTGGTTCTAGACAATGTGcctgactag